The Dioscorea cayenensis subsp. rotundata cultivar TDr96_F1 chromosome 19, TDr96_F1_v2_PseudoChromosome.rev07_lg8_w22 25.fasta, whole genome shotgun sequence genome includes a window with the following:
- the LOC120284104 gene encoding putative disease resistance protein RGA3, with the protein MTEKGEITKKMRLPFLLYHMQGLSHEDSWSLFKECAIPLDQGACQNSREIEEVGLEIVAKLEGLPLFVRMVGCLLCLDFNLNDWKMFLNADVWMYKSEDLYGILAALWSFFQSSSFRNKSVDYELLMFSRTKFSVDYTKPKSQDIFEEYIMHGLICDLALSITAYESLYLSPVTRNMKKNVRHLSLQSDKDTIAEALDLAMLYNLRMPLLHRTKCSSFDYDTLFMNLKWIRVLCLSDIGLKTLPNSIGNLKQLRCLYLTKTSVDTVPQVLCSLRNLQTLKLNISSSILQSLPCSMSNLINLRHLKANGSGKMYKIKQLTSLQELEKFTVVNKNGHKIVLRVRKRGTSVDLSLVGQLKSLKILRLDGLLKVQPVDLQYNRDDDRLFPYLRILDMSRCSSSIEVPLTLEAMRLYKVGLLTLLRLHQTRSSISSSSITPLQISVCQRLTTPQVGLLARQSQGQLQAFHNLVIQDCTELVHLPDYSFSALASLKTLCIENCPTLRHKQASR; encoded by the exons ATGACTGAGAAAGGAGAGATTACTAAGAAGATGAGATTGCCATTCTTGTTGTATCATATGCAAGGTTTGTCTCATGAAGACTCCTGGTCTTTGTTCAAAGAATGTGCAATACCACTTGATCAGGGGGCATGCCAGAATAGTAGAGAAATTGAAGAAGTGGGGTTGGAAATTGTGGCGAAGTTAGAAGGATTACCTTTGTTTGTCAGGATGGTTGGTTGTCTCTTATGCTTGGACTTCAATCTAAATGACTGGAAAATGTTCTTGAATGCTGATGTTTGGATGTATAAATCTGAAGACTTGTATGGGATCCTTGCTGCTTTGTG GTCCTTCTTTCAGAGCTCGAGCTTCAGAAACAAGTCTGTTGACTATGAGCTACTAATGTTTTCAAGGACGAAATTCAGTGTTGATTATACAAAGCCAAAATCCCAAGACATCTTTGAAGAGTACATAATGCATGGATTAATTTGTGACTTAGCTTTATCCATCACTGCATATGAATCACTTTACCTATCACCTGTAACCAGGAATATGAAGAAGAATGTGCGTCATTTATCGCTTCAATCTGATAAGGATACCATTGCTGAAGCTCTGGACTTGGCCATGCTGTATAACCTGCGGATGCCACTGTTACACAGAACAAAGTGTTCCAGTTTTGATTATGATACATTGTTCATGAACTTGAAATGGATCCGAGTGCTGTGTTTGAGTGACATTGGATTGAAAACCTTACCAAACTCAATTGGCAATTTGAAACAACTCAGATGCCTGTATCTTACAAAGACATCAGTTGACACAGTTCCGCAAGTTCTGTGTAGTTTGCGCAATTTACAAACTTTGAAGCTGAACATTTCTTCGTCCATTCTACAGTCCTTACCTTGCAGTATGtcaaatttgattaatttgCGGCACTTGAAGGCAAATGGAAGTGGTAAGATGTATAAGATTAAACAACTCACATCATTGCAAGAGCTAGAGAAATTCACCGTAGTAAATAAAAATGGGCACAAGATAGTGTTGCGTGTGAGGAAGCGCGGAACCAGTGTG GATCTTTCGCTTGTTGGGCAGCTCAAGAGCTTGAAGATACTTAGATTGGATGGATTGCTCAAGGTTCAGCCTGTTGATTTACAGTATAACAGAGATGATGACCGACTTTTTCCTTATCTTCGCATACTTGATATGAGTAGATGCTCTAGCTCTATTGAAGTACCTCTAACACTAGAAGCAATGCGACTATACAAGGTGGGACTTTTGACACTTCTAAGATTACATCAAACCAGGAGCTCCATATCAAGTTCTTCGATTACACCACTGCAAATCTCTGTATGTCAAAGATTGACAACTCCACAAGTGGGACTGCTAGCACGCCAATCCCAGGGCCAACTCCAAGCTTTCCATAACTTAGTTATCCAAGATTGCACCGAGCTTGTTCACTTGCCAGATTATAGTTTCTCTGCACTTGCGTCTTTGAAGACTTTATGTATTGAAAATTGCCCAACACTCAGGCACAAACAAGCCAGTAGATAA
- the LOC120284105 gene encoding UPF0481 protein At3g47200-like, with translation MTAATEIVLEMDPLLDSIKEKLKIIKIQTLEEEEPCTIYRVVPSIRGEDGAVFDPKIISIGPFHQNKKHLLPMEEIKWCYLHKLLSRVPENTLEELLGVVGAQAPQARKMYSEKLCLEPDAFVKMLLLDGCFIVEFLVRFVLEKNHGQLTDTNWKMPLVRSDLLLLENQIPFFILQSLFDSSVSSLFDFKNQNDPPITLKELALSYVTQGRLEILLESVNNVKIHHLLHLFQISLTPNPALSGPQPFSCMKMLMQFLRKSFEQCCPNSGSHFTSYAALMDNLINTPMDVVVLQDCGIIESKLGSDNEVAIFFNQLCRGGYLDYENHYLIEVFKDVRKFSSSSRHRWRAMLIHDYFSNPWAIISFAAAFVLLGLTIVQTVFAILSYVHPPKQPT, from the exons ATGACAGCCGCAACAGAGATAGTGTTGGAGATGGACCCATTGTTGGATTCCATCAAGGAGAAGCTCAAGATTATCAAAATCCAAACCCTTGAAGAGGAAGAGCCATGCACCATCTATCGAGTAGTCCCATCGATTCGTGGAGAAGATGGAGCTGTCTTCGACCCCAAGATCATCTCCATTGGTCCTTTCCACCAAAACAAGAAGCACCTCTTGCCAATGGAGGAGATCAAATGGTGCTACCTGCACAAACTTCTTAGTCGAGTTCCGGAGAACACATTGGAGGAGTTGCTGGGAGTTGTCGGTGCTCAAGCTCCTCAAGCTCGAAAAATGTACTCAGAGAAGCTTTGTCTTGAACCTGATGCCTTTGTCAAGATGTTGTTGCTTGATGGTTGTTTTATTGTTGAGTTTCTTGTCAGGTTTGTCCTTGAAAAGAACCATGGTCAACTCACAGATACTAACTGGAAGATGCCTCTTGTGAGGAGTGATCTTTTATTGCTTGAAAATCAAATTCCTTTCTTCATTCTACAATCCTTATTTGACTCCTCAGTTTCCTCATTGTTTGATTTCAAGAACCAAAATGACCCTCCCATCACTTTAAAGGAGCTCGCTCTTAGTTATGTTACTCAAGGGAGGCTAGAAATATTGCTAGAGTCAGTGAATAATGTCAAAATACATCACTTGCTTCATTTGTTTCAAATTTCCCTTACTCCAAATCCTGCGTTGAGTGGTCCTCAGCCATTTTCATGCATGAAGATGTTGATGCAATTTCTGAGGAAGT CTTTTGAGCAATGCTGCCCCAACTCCGGCAGCCACTTCACAAGTTATGCTGCTCTCATGGACAACCTAATCAACACACCAATGgatgttgttgttcttcaagATTGTGGTATTATTGAAAGCAAGTTGGGCAGTGACAATGAGGTGGCTATCTTCTTCAACCAGTTATGCAGGGGTGGGTATTTAGACTATGAAAATCATTATCTAATTGAAGTGTTCAAAGATGTGAGAAAATTCAGCTCATCTAGTCGCCATAGATGGAGAGCAATGTTGATTCATGATTATTTCAGCAATCCTTGGGCTATCATCTCCTTTGCAGCAGCATTTGTTCTCCTTGGCCTCACAATTGTGCAGACTGTATTTGCCATTTTGTCATATGTTCACCCTCCTAAACAACCAACTTAA